Proteins encoded within one genomic window of Sphingomonas sp. KRR8:
- a CDS encoding aminotransferase: protein MNPLYAAMPVSIFERMSLAAAAHGAVNLGQGFPDFGWPEPLVEEAARLLTHGSNQYPPSRGLPALRQSVADHYRRHQNLDLNADNVLITSGATEAIAAAIFALIEAGDEAIVIAPAYDAYAPLIRRAGGMVREVALRPPHWRINEAALAAAVTSRTRLLVLNNPHNPTGRLFDAAELAAVARVAEAHDLLVLADEVWEHVLPEERSFTPFAALPGMAVRTLKCGSAGKIFSLTGWKVGWLVAPPEIATLAAKAHQFLTFATAPNLQAAVAFGLGQDEWLPIMRRAFTRARDRLADALSKAGYALLPSEGTYFQCVDLTASGISLDDQAFATLAVEQAGVAVIPLSPFYEDAPAANLVRLCFAKKEETIVAGLAAMLRARELASG from the coding sequence ATGAACCCGCTTTATGCCGCGATGCCGGTCAGCATCTTCGAGCGGATGAGCCTTGCCGCCGCAGCGCACGGCGCCGTGAATCTCGGCCAGGGCTTTCCCGATTTCGGCTGGCCCGAACCGCTGGTGGAAGAAGCCGCCCGCCTGCTTACGCACGGCAGCAATCAATATCCTCCCTCGCGCGGGCTTCCGGCCCTTCGCCAGTCCGTCGCCGACCATTATCGCCGCCATCAGAACCTCGACCTCAACGCCGACAATGTCCTGATCACCAGCGGCGCGACCGAGGCGATCGCCGCCGCCATATTCGCGCTGATTGAAGCGGGCGATGAAGCCATCGTCATCGCACCCGCCTATGACGCCTACGCGCCGCTCATCCGCCGCGCCGGGGGAATGGTCCGCGAAGTTGCCCTGCGCCCGCCTCACTGGCGGATCAACGAGGCCGCACTTGCCGCCGCCGTCACGTCCCGCACCCGACTGCTCGTCCTCAACAATCCGCACAACCCTACAGGCCGCCTGTTCGACGCCGCCGAGCTTGCCGCCGTCGCGCGGGTGGCGGAGGCCCACGATCTCCTCGTCCTTGCTGACGAGGTGTGGGAGCATGTCCTGCCAGAGGAGCGGAGTTTCACCCCCTTCGCCGCCTTGCCCGGCATGGCGGTGCGGACGCTCAAGTGCGGCTCGGCCGGGAAGATCTTCTCGCTGACCGGGTGGAAGGTCGGTTGGCTGGTTGCCCCACCAGAAATCGCGACACTTGCCGCCAAGGCCCACCAGTTCCTGACCTTCGCCACCGCGCCGAACCTCCAGGCCGCCGTTGCCTTCGGCCTGGGGCAGGACGAATGGCTGCCTATCATGCGGCGGGCGTTCACCCGTGCCCGTGATCGGCTGGCCGACGCCCTCTCCAAAGCCGGCTACGCTCTGCTGCCGAGCGAAGGCACCTACTTCCAGTGTGTCGACCTCACTGCGTCAGGCATTTCGCTCGATGACCAGGCATTCGCCACCCTTGCGGTCGAGCAAGCCGGTGTCGCCGTCATTCCCTTGTCGCCCTTTTACGAGGATGCGCCGGCCGCCAATCTCGTCCGCCTTTGCTTCGCCAAAAAGGAGGAGACCATCGTCGCCGGTCTCGCCGCGATGCTGCGCGCGCGGGAGCTCGCGAGCGGCTAG
- a CDS encoding CaiB/BaiF CoA-transferase family protein produces the protein MAGPLEGLTVIEMAGLGPGPFAGMMLADHGARVIRVERPGNLSVPNDPLTRNRESIALDLKQDAGRAIVRRLAARADGLIEGYRPGVMERLGLGPDDLLSANRKLVYGRVTGWGQEGPLAQAAGHDINYLALTGLLSCIGEADRPPVPPLNLVADYAGGGLMLAFGMVSALLAVQRGAEGQVIDAAMTDGAALTGALIFGLRAAGLWRDERGANLLDGGDPIYGCYVCADGLDVSVGAIEPQFRTALFAGLKLSPGATKSEIAAAFAGRPRSAWLECFEGTDACVAPVLGLGDAPGHPHNRARETFVEVGGVIQPAPAPRYSATPNDAPRAPRREGEDGPSILAEFGFSESEVARLRDEQVLR, from the coding sequence ATGGCCGGACCGCTTGAAGGACTGACGGTCATCGAGATGGCGGGGCTCGGCCCGGGTCCGTTCGCCGGCATGATGCTTGCCGATCACGGCGCCCGCGTGATCCGCGTCGAGCGGCCGGGCAATCTGTCGGTCCCCAACGACCCGCTGACCCGCAACCGCGAAAGCATCGCACTCGACCTCAAGCAGGATGCGGGGAGGGCAATCGTCCGGCGTCTGGCCGCTCGGGCCGACGGCCTGATCGAAGGCTATCGGCCCGGAGTGATGGAGAGACTAGGCCTCGGCCCCGACGACCTGCTGAGTGCGAATCGGAAACTGGTCTACGGCCGGGTCACGGGCTGGGGACAGGAGGGTCCGCTGGCGCAGGCCGCCGGCCACGACATTAACTATCTGGCGCTCACCGGCCTGCTGTCCTGCATTGGCGAGGCCGACCGACCACCGGTGCCGCCACTCAACCTTGTGGCCGATTATGCCGGTGGCGGGCTGATGCTGGCATTCGGCATGGTCAGCGCATTGCTGGCGGTGCAGCGCGGCGCCGAAGGCCAGGTGATCGATGCCGCGATGACCGACGGTGCGGCGCTGACCGGAGCTCTGATCTTCGGCCTGCGCGCCGCCGGCCTATGGCGCGACGAACGGGGGGCCAATCTGCTCGACGGCGGTGATCCGATCTACGGTTGCTACGTCTGCGCTGACGGACTGGACGTCAGCGTGGGCGCCATCGAGCCGCAATTCCGCACCGCCCTGTTTGCCGGCCTGAAGCTCTCACCGGGGGCGACGAAGAGCGAAATCGCCGCCGCATTTGCCGGGCGCCCGCGATCCGCTTGGCTCGAGTGCTTCGAAGGCACCGACGCCTGTGTCGCACCAGTGCTCGGCCTGGGCGATGCGCCCGGTCATCCGCACAATCGAGCACGTGAGACTTTCGTCGAAGTGGGCGGCGTGATCCAACCCGCGCCCGCGCCGCGCTACTCCGCCACGCCAAACGACGCTCCGCGCGCTCCTCGACGGGAAGGTGAAGATGGCCCGTCCATCCTGGCGGAGTTCGGCTTCTCGGAGTCCGAGGTCGCCAGACTGCGCGACGAGCAGGTTCTGCGATGA
- a CDS encoding GntR family transcriptional regulator produces the protein MTPRTTHEKPVYVRLRETITDRILSGQYRDGGPLPSVRALAAEQGANPLTVAKAYQGFQDEGLIVVRRGVGMFVAEGARARLTSSERQTFVDQEWPAIRVRMRQLGIDPAELLERS, from the coding sequence ATGACGCCTCGCACCACTCATGAGAAACCGGTTTATGTCCGCCTGCGCGAGACGATTACCGACCGGATCTTGAGCGGACAGTATCGTGATGGCGGCCCCCTCCCCTCCGTCCGCGCGCTTGCCGCCGAGCAGGGTGCGAACCCGCTGACGGTCGCCAAGGCCTATCAGGGCTTCCAGGACGAAGGACTGATCGTGGTCAGACGCGGGGTCGGAATGTTCGTCGCCGAAGGCGCACGGGCGCGGCTGACCAGCAGCGAGCGCCAGACATTCGTAGACCAGGAATGGCCCGCGATCCGCGTTCGGATGCGGCAGCTCGGGATCGATCCCGCTGAGTTGCTCGAGCGGTCCTGA
- a CDS encoding L-threonylcarbamoyladenylate synthase, with protein sequence MTGEGTEIRAFDEAALAQATDLILAGQLVAVPTETVYGLAADATNGEAVARIYAAKGRPSFNPLIVHVPDLASAEKLGEFDAAARRLAEAHWPGPLTLVVPLLDDAGISSLVTAGLPSIALRVPAHPVMQALLRATGRPLAAPSANASGRISPTTAQHVFASLSGRIALILDGGPTERGLESTIVAVTDGRLRLLRPGPLLIEGAERTGSGDIEAPGMMASHYAPTKPVRLNATQRRDGEWLIGFGAITGDDTLSASGDLTEAAARLFACLHRADAQPVDAIAVAPVPDEGLGTAINDRLRRAAA encoded by the coding sequence ATGACGGGTGAAGGGACCGAGATACGGGCATTCGACGAGGCTGCCCTTGCGCAAGCCACGGACCTGATCCTTGCCGGCCAGCTGGTCGCGGTACCTACGGAGACGGTCTACGGCCTCGCCGCCGATGCCACCAATGGCGAGGCGGTGGCGCGCATCTACGCCGCCAAGGGCCGGCCGAGCTTCAACCCGTTGATCGTGCACGTGCCCGACCTCGCCTCCGCCGAAAAGCTTGGTGAGTTCGACGCCGCGGCAAGGCGGCTGGCCGAGGCGCACTGGCCCGGCCCATTGACCCTCGTCGTGCCGCTACTGGACGACGCAGGTATTTCCAGCCTGGTGACGGCGGGGCTGCCGAGCATTGCGCTGCGGGTTCCCGCCCACCCCGTCATGCAGGCACTGCTCCGCGCAACCGGCCGGCCGCTCGCCGCGCCATCCGCCAATGCGAGCGGACGGATCAGCCCGACCACTGCTCAGCACGTGTTCGCCAGCCTGTCTGGCCGGATTGCGCTGATCCTCGACGGCGGCCCGACCGAGCGCGGGCTGGAGAGCACCATCGTCGCGGTCACGGACGGCAGGCTCCGGCTGCTCCGGCCCGGTCCGCTGCTGATCGAGGGCGCCGAACGGACGGGATCCGGGGATATCGAGGCGCCCGGAATGATGGCCAGCCATTATGCACCGACCAAGCCGGTGCGGCTGAATGCGACTCAGCGGCGTGATGGTGAATGGCTGATCGGCTTCGGAGCGATCACGGGTGACGATACGCTGAGCGCCAGCGGCGATCTCACCGAGGCTGCCGCACGCCTGTTCGCCTGCCTTCATCGCGCCGATGCGCAACCTGTGGACGCCATCGCCGTTGCCCCGGTGCCGGACGAGGGTCTCGGAACGGCGATCAACGATCGGCTGCGACGGGCTGCCGCATAG
- a CDS encoding ZIP family zinc transporter yields MPMAIQAGLWGLLSGSALLIGAAIGWYLKLPQRLIAAIMAFGAGVLISALSFELMEEAWQRGGFLPVAGGFLGGAAIYTVANLILAHRGARHRKRSGAEGKRQKEADKNPENGMALALGALLDGIPESIVIGVSLIEGGSVGLVAVAAVFLSNLPEGLSSAAGLKSEGKSAAYNFGLWTGIAVISGLASLIGYIAFAGVDPAAVAFVQALAAGAILAMIVDTMVPEAFEGTHDYAGLIAVSGFLTAFGLSKLG; encoded by the coding sequence ATGCCGATGGCGATCCAGGCGGGACTTTGGGGATTGCTGTCGGGATCTGCGTTGCTGATCGGCGCCGCGATCGGCTGGTATCTGAAGCTGCCCCAACGCCTGATCGCGGCCATCATGGCATTCGGTGCCGGCGTGTTGATCTCCGCCTTGTCCTTCGAATTGATGGAGGAAGCCTGGCAGCGCGGCGGCTTTCTTCCGGTTGCCGGCGGCTTCCTGGGAGGCGCGGCGATCTACACCGTGGCCAATCTGATCCTCGCCCACCGCGGCGCCCGCCACCGAAAGCGCAGTGGCGCAGAGGGCAAGCGGCAAAAGGAAGCCGATAAGAATCCCGAGAACGGCATGGCGCTGGCCCTTGGCGCCCTTCTCGACGGCATTCCTGAATCCATCGTGATCGGCGTCAGCCTCATCGAGGGAGGCTCAGTCGGCCTTGTAGCGGTTGCGGCCGTGTTCCTGTCGAACCTGCCAGAAGGCCTATCGAGCGCGGCCGGCCTGAAGTCCGAAGGCAAGAGCGCGGCCTACAACTTCGGGCTGTGGACCGGAATCGCGGTCATTTCCGGTCTTGCGTCGCTGATCGGCTACATCGCCTTTGCCGGGGTGGATCCGGCGGCGGTCGCCTTCGTGCAGGCGCTCGCCGCCGGTGCAATCCTCGCGATGATCGTGGACACGATGGTCCCCGAAGCATTCGAGGGAACCCACGACTATGCCGGCCTGATCGCCGTCAGCGGTTTCCTGACCGCCTTTGGCTTGAGCAAGCTGGGCTAG
- a CDS encoding acyl-CoA dehydrogenase, protein MAFRCPVQEQRFVLDHVVGIGELTNDSDIVDAVLEGAAQYAEGEVEPLNRIGDEVGAKWSPESVAMPAGFHDAYRHFVEGGWMTISAPEEAGGQGLPLALGAAVMEDLNAANLAFALCPMLSMGAIEALQAHGSDKQKADYLGKIVSGEWPATMNLTEPQAGSDVGALKSKAEPNGDGSWRITGQKIYITYGEHDLADNIIHLVLARTPDAPVGTRGISLFLVPKILPDGSRNDVRCASIEHKLGIHASPTCVMAYGDEGGAIGWLIGPEHGGMRAMFTMMNNARLNVGLQGVGIAERATQRAVEYALGRVQSARAGAVSRDAVAIADHPDVRRMLLRMRALTMGARALAYHAFGQVDRAHRGDSQAGLRADIFTPLVKAWGTDVGCEVASLGIQVHGGMGYVEETGAAQYLRDARIAPIYEGTNGIQAADLVGRKLGLDGGLAFDGVIADIRAETRAPSIEALADAVEIAAATLRTADHDDRLAGSYPFLTMTAVLTAGWLLERQAKAAVGDTPFEQVKRAAAGYFMDVVVPEALGLAAGAEAGAKLLYSVPAEALA, encoded by the coding sequence ATGGCCTTCCGGTGCCCAGTTCAGGAACAGCGCTTCGTCCTCGACCACGTCGTGGGGATCGGCGAACTCACCAATGACAGCGATATCGTCGACGCGGTGCTCGAAGGCGCGGCCCAATATGCCGAAGGAGAAGTGGAGCCCCTGAACCGCATCGGCGACGAAGTCGGAGCGAAATGGTCTCCCGAGAGCGTCGCCATGCCCGCTGGCTTCCACGATGCCTACCGGCACTTCGTCGAAGGCGGCTGGATGACGATCAGCGCGCCCGAAGAAGCGGGCGGGCAGGGCCTTCCCCTGGCACTCGGCGCCGCCGTGATGGAGGACCTCAACGCCGCCAACCTCGCCTTCGCGCTCTGCCCGATGCTCAGCATGGGCGCCATCGAGGCGCTGCAGGCGCACGGCTCCGATAAGCAGAAGGCAGACTATCTCGGCAAGATCGTGTCGGGGGAATGGCCCGCTACCATGAACCTGACCGAGCCGCAGGCCGGTTCCGATGTCGGCGCGCTCAAAAGCAAGGCGGAGCCCAACGGCGACGGCTCATGGCGCATCACGGGCCAGAAGATCTACATCACCTATGGCGAGCACGACCTGGCCGATAACATCATCCATCTCGTGCTGGCCCGCACACCCGACGCGCCGGTCGGCACGCGCGGCATCTCGCTGTTCCTGGTGCCCAAGATCCTGCCGGACGGCAGCCGCAACGACGTCCGCTGTGCCTCGATCGAACACAAGTTGGGCATCCATGCTTCACCAACCTGCGTCATGGCCTATGGCGACGAAGGCGGGGCAATCGGCTGGCTGATCGGGCCCGAGCACGGCGGCATGCGCGCCATGTTCACCATGATGAACAACGCGCGCCTCAATGTCGGACTGCAAGGCGTGGGGATCGCCGAACGCGCCACGCAGCGGGCTGTCGAATATGCGCTGGGGCGGGTCCAGTCGGCCCGGGCGGGCGCTGTCAGCCGCGATGCGGTCGCCATCGCCGATCACCCGGACGTTCGGCGCATGCTGCTGAGGATGCGGGCGCTGACGATGGGCGCTCGGGCGCTTGCCTATCACGCATTCGGTCAGGTCGACCGCGCGCATCGCGGCGACAGCCAGGCCGGACTGCGCGCCGACATATTCACTCCATTGGTGAAGGCGTGGGGAACAGACGTCGGCTGCGAGGTCGCCAGCCTCGGGATACAGGTCCACGGCGGCATGGGCTATGTCGAGGAAACCGGCGCGGCTCAGTATCTGCGCGATGCCCGCATCGCCCCTATCTATGAAGGCACCAACGGAATCCAGGCCGCCGACCTCGTGGGCCGTAAGCTCGGACTTGATGGCGGGCTGGCCTTCGACGGAGTGATCGCGGACATCCGAGCCGAGACGAGGGCACCGAGCATCGAAGCGCTTGCCGACGCGGTCGAGATTGCCGCCGCAACCCTGCGGACGGCGGATCATGATGACCGTCTCGCCGGAAGTTACCCTTTCCTCACGATGACCGCAGTGCTGACCGCCGGATGGCTGCTGGAGCGTCAGGCAAAGGCGGCCGTCGGCGACACGCCGTTCGAGCAGGTCAAGCGTGCGGCCGCCGGTTACTTCATGGATGTGGTCGTCCCCGAAGCACTGGGCCTCGCCGCAGGAGCCGAAGCCGGGGCGAAGCTGCTTTATTCGGTGCCGGCCGAAGCGCTGGCCTGA
- a CDS encoding acyl-CoA dehydrogenase family protein: MLDTSTRVIFDEDQAAFRETVRRIVGDLDMERHEREGIVEREAWEAAGAAGLLCPGVPEAYGGPGLDFSWNAIVDEEVSYAGSAVGWTLQSDIVADYLIAYGSEEQKQRWLPGMVTGKVITAIAMTEPAAGSDLQGMKTIARRDGNGWRLNGSKTYITNGQSADLVIVCARTTEEGGARGISLFLVDREDEGFTRGRNLDKIGLHGNDTSELFFSDVALPADRLLGQENGGFVMLMSQLPQERLSIAVQCQGAAQRAFDLAVEFTKDRKAFGKTVFEFQNTRFTLADMKARLQVGWAHLDWAIARHVKGQLTAAEASAAKLWHSETQFQLCDMALQLHGGAGYMNEYPIARLWRDSRVARIYGGTSEIMKELVARSI, translated from the coding sequence ATGCTCGATACCAGCACACGCGTCATCTTCGACGAGGATCAGGCGGCGTTCCGCGAAACGGTACGCCGGATCGTCGGCGACCTCGATATGGAGCGGCACGAACGCGAGGGCATCGTGGAGCGCGAGGCGTGGGAGGCGGCCGGTGCCGCTGGCTTGCTCTGCCCCGGGGTCCCCGAAGCCTATGGCGGGCCGGGCCTCGACTTCAGCTGGAACGCGATCGTCGATGAGGAAGTGTCCTACGCGGGCTCGGCGGTCGGCTGGACCCTGCAGAGCGACATCGTCGCCGACTACCTGATCGCCTACGGCAGCGAGGAGCAGAAGCAGCGCTGGCTCCCCGGCATGGTGACTGGGAAAGTGATCACCGCCATCGCCATGACCGAACCCGCAGCCGGCAGCGATCTCCAGGGCATGAAGACGATCGCCCGCAGGGATGGGAACGGCTGGCGGCTAAACGGAAGCAAGACCTACATCACCAACGGGCAGAGCGCCGACCTGGTGATCGTCTGCGCGCGGACGACCGAGGAAGGCGGCGCGCGAGGCATCAGCCTCTTCCTTGTCGACCGTGAGGACGAGGGTTTCACCCGTGGCCGCAACCTCGACAAGATCGGACTTCACGGCAACGACACTAGCGAGTTGTTTTTCAGCGACGTCGCCCTGCCCGCCGACCGCCTGCTTGGCCAGGAAAATGGCGGCTTTGTCATGCTGATGAGCCAGTTGCCACAGGAACGTCTGTCGATCGCAGTCCAGTGCCAGGGCGCCGCGCAGCGGGCGTTCGACCTGGCGGTCGAGTTTACCAAAGACCGCAAGGCATTCGGCAAGACAGTGTTCGAGTTCCAGAACACCCGCTTCACGCTGGCCGACATGAAGGCTCGGCTGCAGGTCGGCTGGGCGCATCTCGACTGGGCCATCGCGCGGCATGTAAAGGGCCAGCTGACCGCCGCCGAGGCAAGCGCGGCCAAGCTGTGGCATTCCGAAACTCAGTTCCAGCTGTGCGACATGGCGCTGCAGCTGCACGGCGGCGCCGGCTACATGAACGAATATCCGATTGCCCGGCTGTGGCGCGACAGCCGCGTGGCACGGATCTATGGCGGAACCAGCGAGATCATGAAGGAGCTGGTCGCGCGGTCGATCTGA
- a CDS encoding nitroreductase, with protein MLNDRSSPLSLLATRRSGRAAEMVAPGPSEAELSQILQIAMRTPDHGKIAPWRFVVIEREQRDALAKLLHRALDENDPGAGPAHHAKAERFAHQGEALVVVLSAPVAGHKVPVWEQELAAGAAAMNLLHAAHALGYVGSWLTGWAAYDPSVRAAFAQGPDERIVGFMFLGSPGLELQERPRPDPADIVRRWSPSQ; from the coding sequence ATGCTGAACGACCGCTCCTCGCCACTGTCGCTTCTCGCCACTCGCCGTTCCGGACGTGCGGCCGAAATGGTCGCGCCAGGACCGTCGGAGGCGGAGCTGAGCCAGATCCTGCAGATCGCCATGCGGACGCCGGATCATGGCAAGATCGCGCCCTGGCGCTTCGTGGTGATCGAACGGGAGCAGCGAGACGCGCTGGCCAAACTGCTGCATCGCGCGCTGGACGAGAATGATCCAGGCGCGGGCCCTGCTCACCATGCCAAGGCGGAGCGGTTCGCCCATCAAGGCGAGGCGCTGGTGGTGGTGCTGTCCGCGCCTGTTGCCGGGCACAAGGTGCCAGTGTGGGAGCAGGAACTCGCGGCCGGCGCGGCGGCGATGAACCTGCTGCATGCTGCGCACGCGCTGGGCTATGTGGGGAGCTGGCTGACCGGCTGGGCGGCCTACGACCCCTCGGTACGGGCCGCGTTCGCGCAGGGACCGGACGAGCGCATTGTGGGATTCATGTTCCTTGGCTCGCCGGGCCTGGAGCTGCAGGAGCGGCCGCGGCCGGATCCTGCGGACATTGTGCGACGCTGGTCTCCGTCCCAATAA
- a CDS encoding response regulator, whose translation MERPRLLLIDDEPALAAFVASAAHETGYQAAIGTNETDFQRQFHEERPDAVALDLGMPGMDGVELLRFLSAESFSGPVLIISGFDRRVLDSAFRLGEALGLNMVGPLEKPTRLHELEEILKEVRPAPAR comes from the coding sequence ATGGAGCGGCCGCGCCTGCTGCTGATCGACGATGAACCGGCGCTGGCGGCGTTCGTGGCTTCGGCTGCGCATGAGACTGGGTACCAGGCTGCGATCGGGACGAACGAAACGGACTTCCAGCGGCAGTTCCATGAGGAGCGGCCGGACGCCGTTGCGCTCGACCTTGGAATGCCGGGAATGGATGGTGTCGAGTTGCTGCGTTTCCTGTCCGCCGAATCCTTCAGCGGGCCTGTTCTGATCATCTCCGGGTTCGACCGGCGCGTGCTGGACAGCGCCTTCCGGCTCGGAGAAGCGCTCGGCCTCAACATGGTAGGGCCGCTCGAGAAGCCGACCAGGCTGCATGAGCTGGAAGAAATATTGAAGGAGGTGCGTCCCGCGCCCGCGCGATGA
- the msrA gene encoding peptide-methionine (S)-S-oxide reductase MsrA produces MAESQAILAGGCFWCTEAVFLDVVGVRSVESGYIGGQTVNPTYKQVCGGDTGHAEAIRITFDEAQVSYADLLDIFFATHDPTQLNRQGNDVGTQYRSAIFPLDEEQAEIARAKIAEHNEDHGGRIVTTIEPLTDWYPAEDYHQDYWANEGQRNPYCMAVIPPKLQKLRKSFQNRLKSQAGAAA; encoded by the coding sequence ATGGCGGAAAGCCAAGCAATTCTGGCCGGCGGCTGCTTCTGGTGCACGGAAGCCGTGTTCCTCGACGTCGTCGGCGTGCGCAGCGTCGAGAGCGGCTACATCGGCGGCCAGACGGTCAATCCGACCTACAAGCAGGTTTGCGGCGGCGACACCGGCCATGCCGAGGCCATCCGCATCACCTTCGATGAGGCGCAGGTCAGCTACGCCGACCTGCTCGACATATTCTTCGCCACCCACGATCCGACCCAGCTCAACCGGCAGGGCAACGACGTGGGCACGCAGTATCGCTCGGCAATCTTCCCACTGGACGAAGAACAGGCGGAGATCGCTCGCGCCAAGATTGCGGAACATAACGAGGATCATGGTGGCAGGATCGTCACCACGATCGAGCCGCTGACCGACTGGTATCCGGCGGAAGACTATCACCAGGATTATTGGGCGAACGAAGGCCAGCGCAATCCTTACTGCATGGCCGTCATTCCGCCCAAGCTGCAGAAGCTCAGAAAGAGCTTCCAGAACCGGCTGAAGAGTCAGGCCGGGGCGGCGGCCTAG
- a CDS encoding EAL domain-containing protein: MTSRKDIALLDGFERALLNGRLTMAYQPKVALDNGRLIRVEALVRWEDAKFGQVAPSRFVPLAERHGLIDQLTQWGLRTTLRQWLDWRSQGLDTAIAFNISALSLQHLDFPDLVERMCRALDVPTDRLVLELTEGATQPLVKLMDTLTRFRIKGIGLAIDDFGTGYSTLVQLKQLPFTDVKIDRVFVADMVGSNDSRVIVKSVIDLAHGLGLTATAEGVETPEQLAMLREMGCDTAQGFLIAQPLKADELVAWNSRHKRRWKLLVNPPKDPIVRRRIEMDVRV, translated from the coding sequence ATGACCAGTCGCAAGGATATCGCGCTGCTCGACGGGTTCGAGCGAGCCTTGCTCAACGGGCGGCTGACCATGGCCTACCAGCCCAAGGTCGCGCTCGATAACGGGCGGCTGATCCGGGTCGAGGCACTGGTGCGCTGGGAAGATGCGAAGTTCGGACAGGTGGCCCCGTCCCGCTTCGTCCCTTTGGCCGAGCGCCACGGGTTGATCGACCAGCTGACGCAATGGGGTCTCCGGACGACGCTGCGGCAATGGCTCGACTGGCGTTCACAAGGCCTGGACACGGCCATCGCCTTCAACATTTCCGCTTTGTCGCTGCAGCACCTCGACTTTCCCGACCTCGTAGAGCGGATGTGCCGTGCGCTTGACGTCCCCACCGATCGCCTGGTGCTGGAGCTCACCGAGGGAGCGACCCAGCCACTGGTCAAGCTGATGGACACGCTGACCCGCTTCCGGATCAAGGGCATCGGACTTGCTATCGACGACTTCGGGACCGGCTATTCGACCCTCGTGCAGCTGAAGCAGTTACCCTTCACCGATGTGAAGATCGACCGGGTGTTCGTCGCCGACATGGTGGGCAGCAACGACAGCCGCGTGATCGTGAAAAGCGTCATCGATCTGGCGCACGGCCTTGGGCTGACCGCGACGGCGGAGGGCGTCGAGACTCCCGAACAACTGGCGATGCTGCGCGAGATGGGCTGCGATACGGCGCAAGGCTTCCTCATCGCCCAACCGCTCAAGGCCGACGAACTCGTAGCCTGGAACAGCCGGCACAAACGCCGGTGGAAGCTGCTGGTCAATCCGCCAAAGGACCCGATCGTCCGCCGGCGGATTGAGATGGACGTTAGGGTCTAG
- a CDS encoding PilZ domain-containing protein: protein MFVSLIRRKGRKPASEEAAFESTTFSLSTNVPRPVERREEDRVLSTLQVGKLVSVGGEQLIRIRNVSAGGLMAQCGASPPVGDAVEVEFSGQKIPSSVVWIREGTVGIKFDQNVDLGELLAGRKPRHGFRPRPPRLQVDCRASVKVGKTFYTCNVHDISLGGMKVEPINEYCLGKKVVVVIESLRPVKGEVRWYSDRRAGIVFDEELRFEELAEWIGKRLEVASLKAVHKSR, encoded by the coding sequence GTGTTCGTTTCCCTTATACGCCGAAAGGGTCGCAAGCCCGCCAGCGAAGAAGCGGCGTTCGAGTCGACGACCTTTTCGCTCAGCACCAACGTGCCTCGCCCCGTGGAACGGCGTGAGGAGGACCGGGTGCTCTCGACCCTTCAGGTCGGCAAGCTCGTCAGCGTCGGTGGTGAGCAACTCATCCGCATTCGCAATGTCTCGGCCGGCGGGCTCATGGCCCAGTGCGGTGCAAGTCCCCCCGTCGGCGATGCGGTGGAGGTCGAGTTCTCGGGGCAGAAGATCCCGTCGAGCGTGGTCTGGATCCGCGAAGGCACCGTCGGCATCAAGTTCGATCAGAATGTGGACCTTGGAGAGCTGCTCGCCGGCCGCAAGCCGCGCCACGGGTTTCGCCCGCGTCCACCTCGCCTCCAGGTCGATTGCCGCGCCTCGGTCAAGGTCGGCAAGACCTTCTACACCTGCAACGTGCATGACATCTCGCTCGGCGGTATGAAGGTCGAGCCGATCAATGAATATTGCCTGGGCAAGAAGGTGGTGGTGGTCATCGAGAGCCTGCGCCCGGTGAAGGGCGAGGTCCGCTGGTACTCCGACCGGCGTGCCGGCATCGTGTTCGACGAGGAACTGCGCTTCGAGGAGCTGGCCGAATGGATCGGCAAGCGGCTCGAGGTCGCCAGTCTGAAAGCCGTTCACAAGAGCCGCTAG